Proteins co-encoded in one Saprospira grandis genomic window:
- a CDS encoding AAA family ATPase — MKIEIKDLGAIKSATIDLSKPLNVFAGPNGTGKTYLAYVLYSLFKNRIYVSGSKSALSKEMFKELIEEKETSYQLDFDEINAYRDKIAEDLKADLDSIFGISEEMGRKFFEGTTIQFLESKEELRKRLLKNAFDFQIDINGNIVKVSKEKGAGSLSLKVEDQSISTDYLNRLEVFLLPVLIAQLAIFPVSSVYILPVERNSIFTFSKELSIRKQEAIDHFHAMTGKEKVDRFDLLFKTTKRYPSAVRDGLLIAEDLAEIKKVRSPFFGFALELEKELLYGKVEVSEDGELQFKSDKNPKKLLPIQMTASIVKSLASLVIYLKYLAKEHDLIIIDEPEINLHPNNQLVLTRIFARLMAKGFRLIISTHSDYIVRELNNLIMLSAREAGIEGVRAQYGYSLEETIPVQDVAVSYFNYPVSKRNYRQLSVRRLEVTKTGFEIPSIDETIESQNMISEDLYDALSQDSDE, encoded by the coding sequence ATGAAAATCGAGATAAAGGACTTAGGGGCCATAAAGTCAGCGACAATAGACTTGTCTAAGCCGCTCAATGTTTTTGCTGGGCCGAATGGTACAGGAAAGACCTACTTGGCCTATGTACTATATAGTCTTTTTAAGAATCGTATTTATGTAAGCGGAAGTAAATCGGCTTTGTCAAAAGAGATGTTTAAGGAATTGATTGAAGAAAAGGAGACAAGTTATCAGTTAGATTTTGATGAGATCAATGCGTATAGGGATAAAATAGCTGAAGATTTAAAGGCTGATTTGGATAGTATATTTGGGATTAGTGAAGAAATGGGGCGTAAATTTTTTGAGGGGACGACTATTCAGTTTTTGGAGTCTAAAGAGGAATTGCGGAAGCGGTTGTTGAAAAATGCCTTTGATTTTCAGATAGATATAAATGGTAATATAGTAAAAGTAAGCAAGGAAAAGGGGGCGGGGAGTTTATCCTTGAAGGTAGAGGATCAGAGTATTTCTACGGACTATTTAAATCGTTTGGAGGTATTTTTATTGCCGGTGTTAATTGCTCAGCTGGCTATTTTTCCAGTGAGTTCTGTGTATATTCTTCCGGTAGAGCGAAACTCTATATTTACCTTTAGCAAAGAGTTATCTATACGAAAACAAGAGGCTATAGATCATTTTCATGCGATGACTGGCAAGGAGAAAGTAGATCGTTTTGATCTTTTGTTTAAAACGACCAAGCGATACCCTTCAGCAGTTAGAGATGGTTTATTGATTGCGGAAGATTTGGCAGAGATAAAGAAGGTAAGAAGTCCTTTTTTTGGTTTTGCCTTAGAATTGGAGAAAGAGCTTTTGTATGGAAAAGTAGAAGTAAGTGAAGATGGGGAATTACAATTTAAGTCGGACAAAAACCCCAAGAAGTTACTTCCGATACAGATGACTGCATCTATTGTAAAATCTTTGGCTAGTCTTGTTATTTATCTGAAGTACTTAGCCAAAGAGCATGATTTAATTATCATAGACGAGCCAGAAATCAATTTGCATCCGAACAATCAGCTTGTATTGACAAGGATTTTTGCACGTTTAATGGCCAAGGGGTTTCGTTTAATCATTAGCACGCATAGTGATTATATAGTGCGAGAACTAAATAACTTGATTATGTTGTCTGCTCGAGAAGCAGGAATAGAAGGAGTGAGAGCGCAATATGGCTATTCATTGGAAGAGACCATTCCGGTTCAAGATGTTGCTGTTTCCTATTTTAACTACCCAGTTAGTAAAAGGAATTATCGGCAGTTAAGCGTTCGTAGGTTAGAGGTGACTAAGACTGGTTTTGAGATTCCGTCTATAGATGAGACGATTGAGTCTCAAAATATGATTAGTGAGGATTTATATGACGCCCTAAGCCAAGACAGCG
- a CDS encoding type I restriction-modification system subunit M has translation MITGELRNDIDKIWNYFWSGGVTNPVTVIEQLTYLMFLQELDNRQNAQDQLAALFGEGYEKKVFFEEDQESLRWSNLKEMNPEERFAKMRDEVFPFMREELSQGKSKENVSIFARYMQNASFMIPSAKLLDQVVLALSSVNYKDSDTKGDLYEYLLSKLSSAGKNGQFRTPRHIIRLMVDMMQPNVQDTICDPSAGTAGFLVEAADYVRKNHQDALVKSENQAHFRSKMFSALEFDPTMVRVGAMNLFVHGIEQPLLRDINALSPRNADLEESCSLILANPPFKGTVDKDDLDEELTKVVNTKKSELLFLAQILRLLKNGGRAAVIIPDGVLFGSSKAHKEIRKQLVEKQELQAVISMPSGVFKPYAGVSTAILIFTKTNAGGTDKVWFYDMQADGFSLDDKRQFLGKEGQAQSHEENNLPDILQRWAKLEEEDNRSRTDQSFMVPLAELQENDYDLSINRYKEIQYEAVAYDPPQEIIQKIQQDLQSSLKELSDLQQLLD, from the coding sequence ATGATTACTGGAGAATTACGCAACGATATAGATAAAATTTGGAATTACTTCTGGTCGGGTGGGGTGACTAACCCCGTGACCGTGATCGAGCAACTGACTTACCTGATGTTTCTGCAGGAACTCGATAACCGCCAAAATGCACAAGACCAACTGGCCGCCCTCTTTGGCGAAGGCTATGAGAAAAAGGTCTTTTTTGAAGAAGATCAAGAAAGCCTCCGCTGGTCGAACCTTAAGGAGATGAACCCCGAAGAACGCTTTGCTAAAATGCGCGATGAGGTTTTTCCCTTTATGCGAGAAGAACTCTCACAAGGAAAGTCTAAGGAGAATGTCTCGATTTTTGCCCGATATATGCAAAATGCTAGCTTCATGATCCCCTCCGCTAAGTTGCTGGATCAGGTGGTCTTGGCCCTTTCTTCGGTCAATTATAAGGACTCGGATACCAAGGGAGACCTCTACGAATATCTACTGTCTAAACTCTCTTCGGCTGGGAAAAATGGACAGTTCCGCACGCCCCGACATATCATCCGCCTGATGGTGGATATGATGCAACCCAATGTACAAGATACCATTTGCGACCCCTCGGCGGGTACTGCGGGCTTTTTGGTGGAGGCCGCCGATTATGTCCGAAAAAACCATCAGGATGCCTTGGTCAAAAGCGAAAACCAGGCGCATTTCCGCAGCAAGATGTTCTCGGCCCTAGAGTTTGACCCCACTATGGTCCGTGTGGGCGCCATGAACCTTTTTGTGCACGGCATCGAGCAGCCTTTGTTGCGCGATATCAATGCGCTTTCGCCCCGAAATGCCGACCTAGAGGAGAGTTGCTCGCTCATCCTCGCCAATCCGCCTTTTAAGGGGACGGTGGACAAGGATGATTTGGATGAGGAACTAACGAAGGTGGTCAATACAAAGAAGTCGGAGTTGCTCTTTTTGGCCCAAATTCTTCGCCTGCTCAAAAATGGCGGTAGAGCGGCGGTCATTATCCCCGATGGCGTCCTCTTTGGCAGCAGCAAGGCCCATAAGGAAATCCGCAAGCAGTTGGTAGAAAAACAGGAGCTACAGGCCGTTATTTCTATGCCTTCGGGCGTTTTCAAACCCTATGCGGGGGTCAGCACGGCCATCCTAATTTTTACCAAAACCAATGCGGGCGGCACCGATAAGGTCTGGTTCTACGATATGCAGGCCGATGGCTTTTCCCTAGATGATAAGCGGCAGTTTTTGGGCAAAGAGGGCCAAGCCCAAAGCCATGAAGAGAATAACCTGCCCGATATTTTGCAACGCTGGGCCAAGCTGGAAGAGGAGGACAACCGCAGCCGTACCGATCAGTCCTTTATGGTGCCCCTTGCTGAGCTACAAGAAAATGATTATGATCTCTCGATCAACCGCTATAAGGAGATTCAGTATGAGGCGGTGGCCTATGATCCGCCCCAAGAGATTATCCAAAAGATTCAGCAGGATTTACAAAGCAGCCTAAAAGAACTTTCTGATTTGCAGCAGCTTTTAGATTAG
- a CDS encoding restriction endonuclease subunit S, which translates to MKKRDWKKVKLGEVVDVIMGQAPPGSSYNNEEKGLALIAGAADFGDVYPEPKKYTTESKRDTVEGDILMCIRATIGDLNWSDAVYSAGRGIAVLRTKQNVSRKYLWFWLTAKKDYFLSQGRGATFLQISKKDLTEVFFPLPPLAEQKAIAAQLDRADKLRQALAQSLKDYDRLLAASFLDMFGKGERKYSLADFCEINPKKSEVKGLDENLEVSFLPMGAVSEKGEIDLSTNKTIGEVYKGFTYFKEEDVLFAKITPCMENGKGAVVRGLTNGIGFGSTEFHVLRAKEEVTADWIYGVTASNRFRTIAAHNMKGSGGQKRVPLSFFSDYKVAKPRKEDLSRYTEIAADIKKQKALIQSAQQSAEDLFGSLLQAYFYEGK; encoded by the coding sequence ATGAAGAAGAGAGATTGGAAAAAGGTAAAGCTGGGGGAGGTTGTGGATGTAATTATGGGACAGGCTCCTCCAGGTAGTTCCTATAATAATGAAGAGAAAGGTTTAGCTTTAATTGCTGGAGCTGCTGACTTTGGAGATGTCTATCCTGAGCCTAAGAAATATACAACAGAATCAAAGAGGGACACAGTAGAGGGAGATATATTGATGTGCATTCGGGCAACAATTGGCGATTTGAATTGGTCTGATGCTGTATACTCTGCTGGAAGAGGAATAGCTGTACTTAGAACAAAGCAAAATGTATCTAGAAAGTATTTATGGTTCTGGTTAACAGCTAAGAAAGACTATTTTTTATCACAAGGAAGAGGTGCAACATTTCTGCAGATATCCAAAAAGGATTTGACAGAGGTATTTTTCCCCCTTCCCCCCTTAGCAGAGCAAAAGGCCATAGCGGCCCAGCTCGATCGGGCGGATAAGCTACGGCAGGCCTTGGCCCAAAGCCTAAAGGACTATGATCGTTTGCTGGCGGCCAGCTTTCTGGATATGTTTGGAAAAGGAGAGCGAAAATATAGTTTAGCAGACTTCTGTGAAATCAATCCTAAAAAATCAGAGGTTAAGGGCCTAGATGAAAATTTAGAAGTAAGTTTCCTTCCTATGGGAGCCGTCTCTGAAAAGGGGGAAATAGATTTGAGTACGAATAAGACAATAGGAGAAGTCTATAAAGGCTTTACGTACTTTAAAGAGGAGGACGTTCTCTTTGCTAAAATTACCCCTTGCATGGAAAATGGAAAAGGGGCTGTAGTTCGCGGCTTAACAAATGGTATTGGCTTTGGATCAACAGAATTTCATGTATTGAGAGCAAAAGAAGAGGTAACAGCAGATTGGATTTATGGAGTAACGGCTTCAAATCGTTTTAGAACTATTGCCGCACATAATATGAAGGGAAGTGGTGGCCAAAAACGAGTACCTCTGAGCTTTTTTTCTGATTATAAAGTAGCAAAACCTAGAAAGGAAGACCTTAGTCGTTATACAGAAATTGCTGCAGATATAAAAAAGCAAAAGGCGCTCATTCAGTCGGCCCAGCAATCGGCGGAGGATTTATTTGGGTCCTTATTGCAGGCCTACTTTTATGAGGGAAAATAG
- a CDS encoding Rpn family recombination-promoting nuclease/putative transposase, with amino-acid sequence MIKDRYINPLTDFGFKKLFGEAANKELLIHFLNQLLPEKHQVEDLEYLPSERLPSSFLDRKVIFDIYCTSSRGEQFIIELQRSKQNHFIDRSIFYSTFPIQEQSERGDWNFKLWPIYTICILDFKINQPNPHNRVIRYVQLKDQDKELFFEDLTYIYIELPNFTKTLDELEDLQDKWLYLFRYLAKLEDRPAALQERIFTRLFHAAEIASYSIEERQNYEVSLKKHRDIKNAIDTALEEGLEKGRAEGLEEGLEQGREEGALAAKKAMAKQMQAANLALEQIAKITGCSLEQLKNWLED; translated from the coding sequence ATGATCAAGGATCGCTATATCAATCCACTAACCGATTTTGGATTTAAGAAGCTTTTTGGCGAGGCCGCCAATAAGGAGCTACTCATCCATTTTCTCAATCAGCTGCTGCCCGAAAAGCATCAGGTGGAGGATCTCGAATATCTCCCTAGCGAACGCCTGCCCTCCAGCTTTCTGGACCGAAAAGTTATTTTTGATATCTATTGCACCAGCAGCCGAGGCGAGCAGTTTATTATTGAGCTGCAACGCAGTAAGCAAAATCACTTCATCGACCGCTCTATTTTTTATAGCACCTTCCCCATTCAAGAACAATCCGAAAGGGGCGATTGGAATTTTAAGCTCTGGCCCATTTATACGATCTGTATTCTCGATTTTAAGATCAATCAGCCCAATCCCCATAATCGAGTGATCCGCTATGTACAGCTCAAGGACCAAGATAAAGAGCTTTTCTTTGAAGACCTCACCTATATTTATATCGAGCTGCCTAATTTCACCAAAACCCTAGATGAGCTAGAAGACCTACAGGATAAATGGCTTTATCTTTTCCGTTATTTGGCCAAATTAGAAGATCGGCCAGCGGCCTTGCAAGAGCGTATTTTCACGAGGCTTTTTCATGCCGCCGAAATTGCCAGCTACTCTATTGAGGAGCGCCAAAATTATGAGGTCTCTCTCAAAAAGCATCGAGATATTAAAAATGCTATCGACACCGCCCTAGAAGAGGGCCTAGAAAAAGGCAGAGCGGAGGGCCTGGAAGAAGGACTCGAACAAGGACGGGAAGAAGGCGCATTAGCAGCCAAAAAAGCCATGGCCAAGCAAATGCAAGCCGCCAACTTAGCCCTAGAACAAATTGCCAAAATTACGGGCTGCTCTTTAGAACAACTCAAAAATTGGCTAGAAGATTAG
- a CDS encoding DEAD/DEAH box helicase family protein, with protein MSNFHFLKKEWPQLYTQAREAEKHLLTAPRTAAFYSRLTLELTVYWLYDHDEDLGQRYADETLFGLLQKPSFKQMLRPSMQRDLDYIRKIGNAAAHTAQAVSGEEAKEALKNVFRFMNWLARSYSANEAMPIHSWSDEHLPLGGSAQKELSRKELAKLEKSFEDKQKTILKELERLKKIEEEHQRLKEENAQFKAQKERNRANMLKKGEEPGLAPEVRTEQQSRELYINQMLREAGWNLKDHRQVVEEYTIHEMYPGRKGYADYVFFDEKGLPLAILEAKSITKDPEKGKEQAKLYADALERTTGCRPIIFLSNGLETTIIDDQFYKAERSILGFYSREELEHLHYKHKNRKAISTVGPDPQIAGRPYQMQAVLSVNQALENRERAVLLSMATGSGKTRTAAALAKVLFENNWAKRILFLADRRTLVKQAQHAFKDHLENYSSISLLDKKEEGEEHARLVFSTYPSMLNYLNRTEERKFGIAQFDFIVVDEAHRSVYKKYKAIFDYFDAILIGLTATPQAQVDRNTYQLFHCPKNNPTFEYPLEEAVAANYLVPPIIIDGSTQITNEGVHYKDLSPAEKEEYEDSFMNEEEEDMPESIANSELDVRLFNAPTADKILHLLMEKGLKVEQGDKLGKTIIFAKNIKHAKFLKKRFDLLFPAQADLAETIYGSKDHVESLYDRFKDPRQLPQIAISVDMLDTGVDVPEIVNLVFYKKVRSHAKFWQMLGRGTRLSPDLFGPGQDKTFFYIFDVCDNVSFFEESFEKGQGSRSPSMEERAYKLKLEIAQALNHLDYQDDERFLAHQKTLRDEAWQALMDLDQHQIEVKAIYPLYKKYEQRSRWDQLNSKELKEIVEELAPVAAQVDQDSDLGARRFDQMIWQLQLLFLKNKDRSKKANRLRESLDLLAQKGNIKQIREKAPLIRQLRQLGAIEALDFWGLEEARLELRELLRLLDKKQKQAIYSHFADELTGAEDREMQGYGGYSEPYKQRLYRLLTENKEQLYLQKLHSNQPLTLAEVEALERFILEQTQGKKEELQAEQGELSLGRFIRSIIGLDPAAVQSTFADYLQEQKWNAQQLALVQLIVQHFVTNGYLQPQDIMGEPFNRHGNLVDLFGGHVKGLVELIKAINKNTEPA; from the coding sequence ATGAGTAATTTCCACTTCCTCAAAAAGGAATGGCCCCAGCTCTATACCCAAGCAAGAGAGGCCGAAAAACACCTATTAACCGCTCCTCGGACGGCTGCTTTTTATAGCCGATTGACTTTAGAATTAACGGTTTATTGGCTCTATGACCATGATGAAGATTTGGGTCAGCGCTATGCCGATGAAACCCTTTTTGGTCTTTTGCAAAAGCCCAGTTTTAAGCAGATGCTGCGGCCTTCTATGCAGCGGGACCTTGACTATATTCGCAAAATTGGCAATGCGGCGGCCCATACTGCCCAGGCGGTGAGTGGAGAAGAGGCCAAAGAAGCCCTAAAAAATGTTTTTCGCTTTATGAATTGGCTGGCCCGAAGTTATTCGGCCAATGAAGCTATGCCCATTCATAGCTGGTCTGATGAGCATTTGCCCCTAGGCGGAAGCGCCCAAAAGGAACTGAGCCGAAAGGAATTGGCCAAACTAGAAAAAAGCTTTGAGGACAAACAAAAAACCATCCTCAAGGAGCTCGAGCGGCTCAAGAAAATTGAGGAGGAACACCAGCGACTAAAAGAAGAAAACGCACAGTTTAAGGCGCAAAAAGAACGTAACCGCGCCAATATGCTGAAAAAAGGCGAGGAACCTGGCCTAGCCCCAGAAGTGCGGACCGAACAACAAAGTCGCGAACTCTATATTAACCAGATGCTGCGAGAAGCGGGCTGGAATCTCAAGGACCATCGACAAGTTGTTGAAGAATATACCATTCATGAGATGTATCCTGGCCGTAAGGGCTATGCCGACTATGTATTCTTTGATGAAAAAGGATTGCCCCTAGCTATTCTCGAAGCCAAATCCATTACGAAAGACCCCGAAAAAGGAAAGGAACAGGCCAAACTATATGCCGATGCCCTAGAACGAACTACGGGCTGTCGTCCCATTATCTTTTTGAGTAATGGCCTAGAAACCACGATCATCGATGATCAGTTTTATAAGGCAGAGCGCTCTATTTTGGGCTTTTATAGCCGAGAAGAGCTAGAGCATCTACACTATAAGCACAAAAATAGAAAAGCCATTTCGACGGTAGGGCCCGACCCTCAGATTGCGGGCCGCCCCTACCAAATGCAGGCGGTGCTCAGTGTGAACCAAGCCCTAGAAAACCGAGAGCGGGCGGTACTTTTATCTATGGCCACGGGTAGCGGAAAAACCCGTACGGCTGCGGCTTTGGCTAAGGTCCTTTTTGAAAATAACTGGGCCAAACGGATCCTCTTTTTGGCCGACCGCCGCACTTTAGTCAAACAAGCCCAACATGCTTTTAAAGATCATCTAGAAAACTACAGCAGCATTAGTCTGCTCGATAAAAAGGAAGAAGGGGAGGAGCATGCCCGCTTGGTCTTCTCTACTTATCCCAGCATGCTCAATTATCTGAATAGAACAGAGGAGCGAAAATTTGGCATTGCCCAATTTGATTTTATTGTGGTGGATGAGGCCCACCGTTCGGTCTATAAGAAGTATAAGGCCATCTTTGATTATTTTGATGCAATTTTAATTGGCCTAACGGCTACGCCCCAAGCTCAGGTAGACCGCAATACCTATCAGCTCTTTCATTGTCCAAAGAACAACCCCACCTTTGAGTATCCACTTGAAGAGGCCGTGGCAGCCAACTATCTGGTTCCGCCCATCATTATAGATGGTAGCACTCAAATTACCAATGAGGGGGTGCATTATAAGGACCTTAGTCCCGCCGAAAAAGAAGAGTATGAAGATAGTTTCATGAATGAAGAAGAGGAGGATATGCCCGAATCTATCGCCAATAGCGAGCTAGATGTTCGACTCTTTAATGCCCCCACAGCCGATAAAATCCTCCATCTCTTGATGGAAAAGGGCCTCAAGGTAGAACAAGGCGATAAACTGGGCAAAACCATCATCTTTGCCAAAAATATTAAGCATGCTAAGTTTCTCAAAAAGCGCTTTGATTTGCTTTTTCCGGCCCAGGCCGACTTAGCCGAAACCATTTATGGCAGTAAGGACCATGTAGAATCGCTGTACGATCGTTTTAAAGACCCCAGACAGCTTCCCCAAATTGCCATTTCGGTAGATATGCTCGATACGGGGGTAGATGTGCCCGAAATTGTCAATCTGGTCTTCTACAAAAAGGTGCGCTCTCATGCCAAGTTTTGGCAGATGCTGGGTAGGGGAACTCGTTTGTCTCCCGACCTCTTTGGTCCCGGCCAAGACAAAACCTTCTTTTACATCTTTGATGTTTGCGATAATGTGAGCTTCTTCGAGGAGAGTTTTGAGAAGGGCCAAGGCAGCCGCAGCCCCTCTATGGAGGAGCGGGCCTATAAGCTTAAGCTAGAAATTGCCCAAGCCCTCAATCATCTGGATTATCAGGATGATGAACGCTTTTTGGCCCATCAAAAGACCCTAAGAGATGAGGCCTGGCAGGCCCTCATGGATCTAGATCAGCACCAAATTGAGGTCAAAGCCATTTATCCGCTCTACAAAAAGTATGAGCAGCGCAGCCGCTGGGATCAGCTCAATAGCAAAGAACTGAAGGAGATTGTCGAAGAACTGGCCCCTGTTGCCGCGCAGGTAGATCAGGATAGCGATCTAGGCGCCCGCCGCTTTGATCAAATGATTTGGCAACTGCAATTGCTTTTCCTGAAAAATAAAGACCGAAGCAAAAAGGCCAACCGCCTGCGAGAAAGCCTCGATCTGCTGGCCCAAAAAGGCAATATCAAACAGATTCGAGAAAAAGCGCCACTCATCAGACAGTTGCGCCAGCTCGGCGCTATTGAGGCCCTCGATTTTTGGGGACTAGAGGAGGCCCGCCTAGAACTGCGGGAACTGCTTCGCCTGCTCGATAAAAAGCAAAAACAAGCCATTTATAGCCATTTTGCCGATGAGCTGACTGGAGCCGAAGATAGAGAAATGCAGGGCTATGGCGGCTATTCCGAGCCCTATAAACAACGACTCTACCGCCTACTGACCGAAAATAAGGAGCAGCTTTATCTACAAAAGCTGCATAGCAATCAGCCCCTAACCCTAGCCGAGGTAGAAGCCCTAGAACGCTTTATCCTCGAGCAAACCCAGGGCAAAAAAGAAGAGCTGCAAGCCGAACAAGGCGAGCTCTCTTTGGGCCGATTTATCCGCTCGATTATTGGGCTAGACCCCGCCGCCGTCCAAAGCACTTTTGCCGATTATCTGCAAGAACAAAAATGGAATGCCCAACAACTGGCCTTGGTCCAATTGATTGTGCAGCATTTTGTAACCAATGGCTATTTGCAACCCCAAGATATTATGGGCGAACCCTTCAATCGCCATGGCAATTTGGTCGACCTCTTCGGTGGGCATGTTAAAGGCCTAGTAGAGCTCATTAAGGCCATAAATAAGAATACGGAGCCGGCTTAG